One part of the Candidatus Eremiobacterota bacterium genome encodes these proteins:
- a CDS encoding TrkA family potassium uptake protein, whose translation MNERRFLLRRLLLAATLLIAVTAVGTAGYVMVEGWSWFDSLYMTVTTITTIGGGEPAKMDVAGKSWTIVVVAIGFGSLTYTVLALFSYVVEGHLFAEVSQRRMRRRAARMVDHFILCGYGRVGGEIARDFAAEGIAFVIVDINPDSLERAAAEGLVVVNGNAADVATPQAAGIERARGLVTAVDADADNIYVTLSARILRPDLFIVARANREDAEPKLRLAGANRVISPYTIGGRRMASLAMRPTAVEFVDTVLSANNGQLLLEDITIAAGSAWIGRALVELFPDGDEAFVLALKRDGEMRFRPAAETPLQAGDELVAAGPPKAIRALEQRL comes from the coding sequence ATGAACGAGCGCCGTTTTCTCCTCCGCAGGCTGCTGCTCGCCGCAACGCTGCTGATCGCCGTGACGGCGGTCGGCACGGCGGGCTACGTGATGGTCGAAGGCTGGTCGTGGTTCGACTCGCTGTACATGACCGTCACCACGATAACGACCATCGGCGGCGGCGAGCCGGCGAAGATGGACGTCGCCGGAAAGTCGTGGACGATCGTCGTCGTCGCGATCGGCTTCGGCTCGCTGACCTATACGGTGCTCGCGCTCTTCAGCTACGTCGTCGAAGGCCATCTCTTCGCCGAGGTCTCGCAGCGCCGCATGCGGCGGCGCGCCGCGCGCATGGTTGATCACTTCATCCTGTGCGGCTACGGCCGCGTCGGCGGCGAGATCGCGCGCGACTTCGCCGCCGAGGGGATCGCGTTCGTCATCGTCGACATCAACCCCGACTCGCTCGAGCGCGCGGCGGCGGAAGGGCTCGTCGTGGTCAACGGCAACGCCGCCGACGTCGCGACGCCGCAGGCGGCGGGGATCGAGCGCGCGCGCGGGCTGGTGACCGCGGTCGACGCGGACGCGGACAACATCTACGTGACGCTCTCGGCGCGCATCTTGCGGCCCGACCTGTTCATCGTCGCGCGCGCGAACCGCGAGGACGCCGAGCCCAAGCTGCGCCTCGCCGGCGCGAACCGCGTCATCTCGCCGTACACGATCGGCGGGCGCCGCATGGCGAGCCTGGCGATGCGCCCGACCGCCGTCGAGTTCGTCGACACGGTGCTCTCGGCGAACAACGGTCAGCTGCTGCTCGAAGACATCACGATCGCGGCCGGCTCGGCGTGGATCGGCCGCGCGCTGGTCGAGCTGTTCCCCGACGGCGACGAAGCGTTCGTCCTGGCGCTCAAGCGCGACGGCGAGATGCGCTTCCGCCCGGCCGCGGAGACGCCGCTGCAAGCCGGCGACGAGCTCGTCGCGGCCGGCCCGCCGAAAGCGATCCGCGCGCTGGAGCAGCGGCTCTAG
- a CDS encoding cytidylate kinase-like family protein, translated as MIVSIARELGAGGRTVGEALAAALGAPLLDERDFIDELAARRGLAPEFVEQHIERAPNAAERLISDLAAATAMLPIPVTSMQPAETIVDTVREVVLERAQRGHVVVIGHGGVSLLGWRPAGIPVLAILLRAGRAWRIDQLARRYGITPDEARARVQRTDEARVRYQKHYFDSDLYDSRQYDVTLNTESLGLDLAIAIATSAAEEFARRETPAAVGPESSP; from the coding sequence ATGATCGTCAGCATCGCGCGCGAGCTCGGCGCCGGAGGGCGCACGGTCGGCGAGGCACTCGCCGCCGCGCTGGGCGCGCCGCTGCTGGACGAACGTGACTTCATCGACGAGCTGGCGGCGCGCCGCGGGCTCGCGCCGGAGTTCGTCGAGCAGCACATCGAGCGCGCGCCGAATGCCGCCGAGCGCCTGATCTCCGACCTCGCCGCGGCGACCGCGATGCTGCCGATCCCGGTGACGTCGATGCAGCCGGCCGAGACGATCGTCGACACGGTGCGCGAGGTCGTCCTCGAGCGCGCGCAGCGCGGGCACGTCGTCGTGATCGGCCACGGCGGCGTGAGCCTGCTCGGGTGGCGGCCGGCCGGGATACCGGTGCTCGCGATCTTGCTGCGCGCCGGGCGCGCGTGGCGGATCGACCAGCTCGCGCGCCGCTACGGCATCACGCCCGACGAGGCGCGCGCGCGCGTCCAGCGCACCGACGAAGCGCGGGTGCGCTATCAAAAGCACTACTTCGACTCGGATCTCTACGACAGCCGGCAGTACGACGTCACGCTGAACACCGAATCGCTCGGACTCGATTTGGCGATCGCGATCGCGACCAGCGCCGCCGAAGAGTTCGCCCGCCGCGAAACGCCGGCGGCCGTCGGCCCGGAAAGCAGCCCATGA
- a CDS encoding CHAD domain-containing protein, with translation MNGTVERELKLEPPDTFSLARLQPRLDSYVAAPVRLKRLHTVYYDTPDLRLTRWGCSLRLRHGEGWTLKIPVPQSSQALYREEHEFPEEGAGVPAAVLDLATAYLRGAAPRPVAELRTLRASRQLLSDGGEDLAEVVEDDVRVVEGTHVVRRFRQVEIELADAAPDDLLQVLAHVLQAEGAGKPDPVPKNVHALGERAREPELSAPELGGDARISEVVRAALTGSVERIVRYDAKLRLHADEEAIHHARVAVRRLRSDLRTFRPVFERAWADGLRERLSWLQDGLSAARDADVLIEGLRKRSEALPDGDRRRLDEVLAPLREAREAAYEHVRAMLRERRYVLLLQALVDGAKRPAFEAAADEPAREAIPRIVKDAWKTLRKRVRRRTRPPSDRELHGIRIAAKRARYGAEAVAPVAGRCARRLASAAEELQTILGEQHDAVVACERLHALEAEPQRAFVAGELASLEYAASLGARAAWRAEWNEAKRAWGRFERALR, from the coding sequence ATGAACGGCACGGTCGAACGCGAGCTCAAGCTCGAGCCGCCCGACACGTTCTCGCTGGCGCGGCTGCAGCCGCGGCTCGATTCCTACGTCGCCGCGCCGGTGCGGCTGAAGCGGCTGCACACGGTCTACTACGACACGCCCGACCTGCGCCTCACGCGCTGGGGCTGCAGCTTGCGGCTGCGGCACGGCGAGGGCTGGACGCTGAAGATTCCGGTGCCGCAGAGCTCGCAAGCGCTCTATCGCGAAGAGCACGAGTTTCCGGAAGAAGGCGCCGGCGTTCCGGCCGCGGTGCTCGATCTGGCGACGGCGTATTTGCGCGGCGCGGCGCCGCGCCCGGTCGCCGAGTTGCGGACGCTGCGCGCGAGCCGGCAGCTGTTGAGCGACGGCGGCGAGGATCTGGCCGAAGTGGTCGAGGACGACGTGCGCGTCGTCGAGGGCACGCACGTCGTGCGGCGCTTCCGGCAAGTCGAGATCGAGCTGGCCGACGCCGCGCCCGACGATTTGCTCCAGGTGCTCGCGCACGTGCTGCAGGCCGAAGGCGCGGGCAAGCCGGACCCGGTTCCGAAGAACGTGCACGCGCTGGGCGAGCGCGCCCGCGAGCCGGAGCTCAGCGCGCCCGAGCTAGGTGGCGACGCGCGCATCAGCGAGGTCGTGCGCGCGGCGCTCACGGGCTCGGTCGAGCGCATCGTGCGGTACGATGCGAAGCTGCGCTTGCACGCCGACGAAGAGGCGATCCATCACGCGCGCGTCGCGGTGCGCCGGCTGCGCAGCGATCTGCGCACGTTCCGCCCGGTCTTCGAGCGCGCGTGGGCCGACGGCTTGCGCGAGCGGCTCTCCTGGCTGCAGGACGGGCTCTCCGCCGCGCGCGACGCCGACGTGCTGATCGAGGGCCTGCGCAAACGCAGCGAGGCGCTCCCCGACGGCGACCGCCGCCGGCTCGACGAAGTGCTCGCGCCGCTGCGCGAAGCGCGCGAGGCGGCCTACGAGCACGTGCGCGCGATGTTGCGCGAGCGGCGCTACGTGCTGCTGCTGCAAGCGCTGGTCGACGGCGCGAAGCGGCCGGCGTTCGAAGCCGCGGCCGACGAGCCGGCCCGCGAAGCGATCCCGCGCATCGTCAAGGACGCGTGGAAGACACTGCGCAAGCGCGTGCGCCGCCGGACGCGCCCGCCGTCCGACCGTGAGCTGCACGGCATCCGCATCGCGGCGAAGCGCGCGCGCTACGGCGCCGAAGCGGTCGCGCCGGTCGCCGGCCGGTGCGCGCGGCGGCTCGCGAGCGCGGCGGAAGAGCTGCAGACGATCCTGGGCGAGCAGCACGACGCGGTCGTCGCCTGCGAACGGCTGCATGCGCTCGAAGCTGAGCCGCAGCGCGCATTTGTCGCCGGCGAGCTCGCGTCGCTAGAGTACGCCGCGTCGCTCGGCGCGCGCGCAGCGTGGCGCGCTGAGTGGAACGAGGCAAAACGCGCGTGGGGCCGGTTCGAGCGCGCCCTGCGATGA
- a CDS encoding DUF5069 domain-containing protein, producing the protein MSAHDLRSGAPRRWKTDVDGVIWLPRMIDKARAYDAGTLGLYLYGQSPVDASLLRAGRIAYDDVLEVVRSSPDDAGVLAALERRAPGARARMRAWSAKPPLKARIIFAWNDVDEGYARGPLARVVRFLSNAIYPALTASLRLVRPFNSRSKRA; encoded by the coding sequence ATGAGCGCACACGACCTGCGCTCGGGAGCGCCGCGCCGGTGGAAGACCGACGTCGACGGCGTGATCTGGCTGCCGCGGATGATCGACAAGGCGCGCGCCTACGACGCCGGGACACTGGGGTTGTACTTGTACGGACAGTCGCCGGTCGACGCGAGCTTGCTGCGCGCCGGACGGATCGCCTACGACGACGTGCTGGAGGTGGTGCGCTCTTCGCCCGACGACGCCGGCGTGCTGGCCGCGCTCGAGCGCCGCGCGCCCGGCGCGCGGGCGCGGATGCGCGCGTGGAGCGCGAAGCCGCCGCTGAAAGCGCGGATCATCTTCGCCTGGAACGACGTCGACGAGGGCTACGCGCGCGGCCCGCTCGCGCGCGTCGTGCGCTTTCTCTCGAACGCGATCTATCCGGCGCTCACGGCGTCGCTGCGGTTGGTGCGGCCATTCAACTCACGATCGAAGCGGGCGTAG